One Lysinibacillus sp. OF-1 DNA segment encodes these proteins:
- a CDS encoding LysM peptidoglycan-binding domain-containing protein, translating to MAEELVGKARLSGYLIHVTSEDADFDVDIPTHKVEKGIDLSDHVERKPVVVKLSGLLIRPTNERVETLVNKLKSFEYKGQLLTYEGRRIYKNMLMHGLSIKASSKVMNGYNFSCTLTEVRIAQSSFVDPKVKAVTAPSKEAGRKQTTNKKQSPIYHVVKKGDTYGSLGQRYGTKWQDIQKWNGYDPKKIPLGAKLRVV from the coding sequence TTGGCAGAAGAATTAGTTGGTAAAGCGAGGTTAAGTGGTTACTTAATACATGTAACTAGTGAAGATGCTGATTTTGATGTTGATATCCCCACTCATAAGGTTGAGAAAGGGATAGATTTATCAGATCACGTTGAGCGAAAACCAGTGGTTGTAAAGTTATCAGGTCTCTTGATACGTCCTACTAACGAGCGAGTTGAAACATTAGTCAACAAATTAAAGAGCTTTGAGTATAAAGGTCAATTACTTACTTATGAAGGGCGCCGCATATACAAAAATATGCTCATGCATGGTTTGTCTATAAAGGCCAGTTCTAAAGTGATGAATGGCTATAATTTCAGTTGTACATTGACAGAAGTTCGCATTGCCCAATCATCTTTTGTGGACCCGAAAGTAAAAGCTGTAACTGCTCCTTCCAAAGAGGCAGGGCGTAAACAGACTACAAACAAAAAACAATCCCCTATATATCATGTAGTAAAAAAAGGTGATACCTATGGTTCGCTTGGTCAAAGGTATGGTACTAAGTGGCAGGATATCCAGAAATGGAATGGTTATGATCCAAAGAAAATCCCTCTTGGTGCAAAATTAAGGGTGGTGTAA
- a CDS encoding phage tail protein translates to MSIRDLFVEIIMDIEDGPLADLDRRINQVISSITHMDFSGFNSMEDDVDGLIDDFDDLGDHIDDVDRELNNIDGDSLNDVERSANEADGAFGKLKGTIIGLGAAIGAYIAVDKIVEIGVSALESAATAKAMASQFEQVFAGMEDAATKALDKIATETGILPNRLKGSYIQMAAFAKTTGVDTAEALKLTERATLAAADSAAFYDRSIEDVTENLQSFLKGNFENDAALGISATETTRNAKATELYGKSFIKLSEAQKQLTLLAMVEDGNKLSGAIGQAARESDSWENQLGNLKSAWDGFLIKLGSPILDQAVAVMTKAGDVISNIDPGPFMEFVSAGFDKLASLKDVILTVYNTIMSLVYDTGEVSDLWQKLGVPAWVADGIEAYVTNIFMIKDVIMAVYNSIMSVFYDTGEVADIWENLGVPSDVADAIERFMQSFREGFDLAKSVLTNFIENVIVPLMPKAQEFVGTAMEYIGRIVKGAINIFETLKGIVTGLIENVIVPLFPVAQEVISVAMDIISPILRVAGSLFEGITAVIKFLVNEVIVPLFPLAVSSIEKAWGTLKPILSAISKAFNAIADAVEWVIKKLGSVGEAIQNFNVGEKISGVVSKVTSLLPGFEIGLGRVPFDEMPALLHKDEAVLPADEADKLRDRGILQGNGTDPEINLDQATQFEPARDYSATETVNNTSNSSKVSAPIQIIVQGSESPHETAYSVKDALEELFGDLLSVMPVPREG, encoded by the coding sequence GTGAGTATACGTGATCTATTCGTTGAAATTATCATGGATATTGAAGATGGCCCTTTAGCTGATTTAGACAGAAGAATCAACCAGGTTATATCATCCATAACGCACATGGATTTCAGTGGGTTTAATAGCATGGAAGACGATGTAGACGGTTTAATAGATGATTTTGATGATTTAGGAGATCACATCGATGATGTCGACCGTGAGTTAAACAATATTGATGGAGATAGCTTAAATGATGTCGAAAGAAGTGCCAATGAGGCAGATGGTGCTTTTGGTAAATTAAAAGGCACAATAATTGGATTAGGTGCTGCAATTGGTGCCTATATAGCAGTGGACAAAATAGTTGAAATAGGGGTTAGTGCTTTAGAAAGTGCAGCAACTGCCAAAGCAATGGCCTCACAATTTGAACAAGTGTTTGCAGGCATGGAAGATGCTGCAACAAAAGCACTTGATAAAATCGCTACAGAAACAGGTATCCTTCCTAACCGTTTGAAAGGCAGCTACATTCAAATGGCAGCCTTTGCTAAAACTACCGGTGTAGATACAGCCGAAGCGTTGAAATTAACTGAGCGAGCCACTTTAGCAGCAGCAGATAGTGCAGCCTTTTACGACCGTTCTATCGAAGATGTTACCGAGAACCTTCAATCGTTCTTGAAAGGTAACTTTGAAAACGATGCCGCGCTCGGTATCTCAGCAACAGAAACCACTCGTAATGCTAAAGCTACTGAATTATATGGAAAGTCGTTTATTAAGTTATCTGAGGCACAAAAGCAATTGACCTTGCTAGCCATGGTTGAGGATGGGAATAAACTTTCTGGTGCTATAGGGCAGGCAGCAAGGGAATCCGACAGTTGGGAAAACCAACTCGGAAATTTAAAGTCTGCATGGGATGGCTTCTTGATAAAGCTTGGTTCTCCGATACTTGACCAAGCAGTTGCTGTAATGACCAAAGCAGGCGATGTTATCAGCAATATAGATCCAGGTCCATTCATGGAATTTGTTTCAGCTGGTTTCGATAAGTTGGCAAGTTTAAAGGATGTAATTCTAACTGTATATAACACGATTATGTCTTTAGTATACGATACCGGTGAAGTATCAGACTTGTGGCAAAAACTTGGAGTGCCTGCTTGGGTGGCTGACGGTATTGAAGCGTATGTCACTAACATTTTTATGATTAAAGACGTGATTATGGCGGTTTACAACAGTATTATGTCTGTTTTCTACGATACTGGAGAAGTTGCTGATATATGGGAGAACTTAGGTGTTCCGTCGGATGTAGCAGATGCTATAGAGCGATTTATGCAAAGCTTTAGAGAAGGTTTTGATTTAGCTAAGTCTGTTTTAACGAATTTCATTGAAAATGTTATAGTCCCATTAATGCCAAAAGCTCAAGAGTTTGTAGGCACAGCTATGGAGTACATTGGAAGGATTGTTAAGGGTGCCATAAATATTTTCGAGACATTGAAAGGGATTGTAACAGGTTTAATAGAAAACGTGATTGTTCCTCTGTTTCCAGTTGCGCAAGAAGTAATTAGTGTTGCAATGGATATCATTTCTCCAATTTTAAGAGTTGCGGGTTCATTATTCGAAGGGATAACAGCTGTTATTAAATTTTTGGTAAATGAAGTGATTGTTCCTTTGTTCCCTCTTGCTGTTAGTTCAATTGAAAAAGCGTGGGGGACATTAAAACCAATTCTTAGTGCTATTTCTAAAGCCTTTAATGCGATTGCTGATGCAGTAGAATGGGTGATAAAGAAACTTGGTTCAGTTGGAGAGGCAATCCAAAACTTCAATGTTGGTGAAAAAATTAGTGGAGTAGTTTCAAAAGTTACAAGTTTATTGCCTGGGTTTGAAATCGGCTTGGGTCGAGTACCATTTGATGAAATGCCAGCTTTGCTACACAAGGACGAGGCTGTTTTGCCAGCAGATGAAGCAGATAAATTACGTGACAGAGGAATTTTACAAGGCAATGGTACAGACCCTGAAATAAATTTAGACCAGGCTACTCAGTTTGAGCCTGCGAGGGATTACTCAGCGACTGAGACAGTTAACAATACATCTAATAGCTCCAAGGTGTCAGCACCTATCCAAATCATCGTGCAAGGCAGCGAAAGCCCTCATGAGACTGCATACAGCGTTAAAGATGCACTAGAAGAGTTATTCGGTGATTTATTAAGTGTTATGCCTGTACCAAGGGAGGGGTAA